Proteins encoded within one genomic window of Pedobacter africanus:
- a CDS encoding RNA polymerase sigma-70 factor produces MMQLNPEADFNEEKTLLYQISTGDEKVFSVFFHRYSPKVYTYALKIVKSESLSEEITQEVFVKIWNLGEQLNSIENLDAYLRVFTRNQTLKVLRRLALEVRTNKMMAPGYTETHNETEEYIIFKDSEKILNQGIAQLPAQQKLVYLLCHQEGLKYEEAAERLNISKLTVKTHMQHALRFLRNYVSTHTDIAVLVILMTFLAELH; encoded by the coding sequence ATGATGCAACTGAACCCTGAAGCTGATTTTAACGAAGAAAAAACGCTCCTCTATCAAATCTCCACCGGAGATGAAAAAGTATTCAGTGTGTTTTTTCACCGCTACAGCCCTAAGGTTTACACCTATGCCTTAAAAATTGTAAAATCTGAATCGCTGTCGGAAGAAATTACCCAGGAAGTATTTGTAAAAATCTGGAACCTGGGCGAACAGCTCAATAGCATCGAAAACCTGGATGCATACCTGCGTGTATTCACACGTAATCAAACATTAAAAGTTTTGCGCCGACTGGCGCTGGAAGTCAGGACCAACAAAATGATGGCCCCGGGCTATACAGAAACCCATAATGAGACCGAGGAATACATCATCTTTAAAGATTCTGAAAAAATCCTCAACCAGGGCATTGCGCAACTCCCTGCCCAGCAGAAATTAGTATACCTGCTATGCCATCAGGAAGGCTTGAAGTATGAGGAAGCCGCCGAAAGGCTGAACATCTCCAAGCTCACTGTAAAAACCCATATGCAGCATGCACTCCGCTTTCTGCGCAATTATGTAAGCACCCATACCGATATTGCAGTGCTGGTCATCCTCATGACTTTTCTTGCCGAATTACATTAA